From a single Shewanella denitrificans OS217 genomic region:
- a CDS encoding DUF3634 family protein, with the protein MLETVLKIAFVLILFALAYKLIFNSNKGLTLFEMHFKDGKLSSHKGKIPEKFKQDCRALAKAEKLSMTVRCEKQGDVRLHVSANVGDNLVQQVRNLFPFEYYDKKTADNSKLSG; encoded by the coding sequence ATGTTAGAAACAGTGCTGAAGATAGCCTTTGTATTGATTTTATTTGCGCTCGCTTATAAGCTCATATTCAATTCGAACAAAGGCTTAACTCTGTTTGAAATGCATTTTAAAGATGGCAAGCTCAGTAGCCACAAAGGCAAGATCCCCGAGAAATTCAAACAAGATTGCCGCGCGCTCGCCAAAGCAGAAAAGCTTTCCATGACGGTACGCTGCGAAAAACAAGGCGACGTCCGGTTGCATGTTTCGGCCAATGTCGGCGATAACCTAGTGCAACAGGTCAGAAACTTGTTTCCCTTCGAGTATTACGATAAAAAAACCGCAGATAACTCAAAGCTTAGCGGTTAA